One Sphingomonas sp. FARSPH DNA segment encodes these proteins:
- the secG gene encoding preprotein translocase subunit SecG translates to MFTFLLVVHAIIAAALVTVILMQRSEGGGLGMGGSPSGLMSARGAADFLTRMTSILATAFVVMSIALAFLAASRQTQTIDTSLARTIPAPKQDAVPNAPADAAAVPANGIAPATAPVDNGAVPLAR, encoded by the coding sequence ATGTTCACCTTCCTCCTCGTCGTCCATGCCATCATCGCCGCTGCGCTTGTGACGGTGATCCTGATGCAGCGGTCGGAAGGTGGCGGTCTGGGCATGGGCGGCAGCCCGTCGGGCCTGATGTCGGCGCGCGGCGCGGCGGATTTCCTAACGCGGATGACGTCGATCCTCGCAACCGCGTTCGTCGTCATGTCGATCGCGCTCGCCTTCCTCGCGGCGAGCCGCCAGACGCAGACGATCGATACATCGCTCGCGCGCACGATCCCGGCGCCGAAGCAGGATGCGGTACCCAACGCACCCGCCGATGCCGCCGCGGTCCCCGCGAACGGCATCGCACCCGCGACCGCCCCCGTCGATAACGGCGCGGTTCCGCTCGCCCGCTAA
- a CDS encoding CTP synthase: MARYIFITGGVVSSLGKGLMAASLAALLQARGYRVRIRKFDPYLNVDPGTMSPYQHGEVYVTDDGAETDLDLGHYERFTGVASRQSDNVTSGRIYKTIIERERRGDYLGATVQVIPHVTDAIKAFARAETDDLDFVLCEIGGTVGDIESLPFIESIRQLKNEVGRGNAISIHVTLVPYIAAAGELKTKPTQHSVRELAALGVQPDVLVCRCEKPLPPSDRAKIALFCNVPESAVIPALDAKSIYAVPLQYHGEGLDSEVLRAFGITPSSAPDLSRWTEIVDRLTNPEGEVTIGVVGKYVGLQDAYKSLNEALVHGGIANRVKVNVRWIDAELFENDADEIIPQLEPCDAILVPGAFGERGAEGKIKSVKFAREREIPYFGICFGMQMACIEGARDLAGIAAASSTEFGPTEEPVVGLITEWMGRDGLEKREVSGDLGGTMRLGAYEAALAGNSVVASIYGDTTIHERHRHRYEVNTHYKDALEKGGLVFSGMSPDGTLPEIVERPDHPWFVAVQFHPELKSKPFDPHPLFASFIAAAVKQSRLV; this comes from the coding sequence ATGGCGCGGTATATCTTCATCACCGGCGGCGTGGTTTCGTCGCTCGGCAAAGGCCTCATGGCGGCCTCTCTCGCAGCTCTGCTCCAGGCGCGCGGCTATCGCGTCCGGATCCGCAAGTTCGATCCCTATCTCAACGTCGATCCAGGCACGATGAGCCCGTATCAGCACGGCGAGGTCTATGTGACCGACGACGGCGCGGAAACCGACCTCGACCTTGGCCACTACGAACGCTTCACCGGCGTGGCCAGCCGCCAGTCGGATAACGTGACGTCGGGCCGCATCTACAAGACGATCATCGAGCGCGAGCGGCGCGGCGATTACTTGGGCGCGACGGTGCAGGTGATCCCGCACGTCACCGATGCGATCAAGGCGTTCGCGCGCGCCGAGACGGACGACCTCGACTTCGTCCTGTGCGAGATCGGCGGCACCGTCGGCGATATCGAATCGCTGCCCTTCATCGAGTCGATTCGCCAGCTGAAGAACGAAGTCGGCCGCGGCAACGCGATCAGCATCCATGTCACGCTCGTGCCGTACATCGCGGCGGCGGGCGAACTGAAGACCAAGCCGACGCAGCATTCGGTGCGCGAACTCGCCGCGCTCGGCGTCCAGCCCGATGTGCTGGTATGCCGCTGCGAAAAGCCGCTGCCGCCGTCCGACCGGGCGAAGATCGCTTTGTTCTGCAACGTGCCCGAAAGCGCGGTGATTCCGGCGCTCGACGCCAAGAGCATCTATGCGGTGCCGCTGCAATATCACGGCGAGGGGCTCGATTCGGAGGTGCTGCGCGCCTTCGGCATCACGCCCTCGTCCGCGCCGGATCTGTCCCGCTGGACGGAGATCGTAGATCGCCTGACCAATCCCGAGGGCGAGGTGACGATCGGCGTCGTCGGTAAATATGTCGGGCTGCAGGACGCCTACAAATCGCTCAACGAGGCGCTGGTCCACGGTGGCATTGCCAATCGGGTCAAGGTCAACGTCCGCTGGATCGATGCCGAACTGTTCGAGAATGACGCGGACGAGATCATCCCGCAGCTCGAGCCGTGCGACGCGATCCTCGTCCCCGGCGCGTTCGGCGAGCGCGGTGCGGAGGGCAAGATCAAGTCGGTGAAGTTCGCGCGCGAACGCGAGATACCGTACTTCGGTATCTGCTTCGGCATGCAGATGGCGTGCATCGAGGGCGCGCGCGACCTGGCCGGCATCGCCGCAGCCTCGTCGACCGAGTTCGGCCCGACCGAAGAGCCCGTCGTCGGCCTGATCACCGAATGGATGGGCCGTGACGGGCTGGAAAAGCGCGAGGTATCGGGCGACCTCGGCGGTACGATGCGTCTTGGCGCCTATGAAGCGGCGCTCGCGGGCAATTCGGTCGTGGCGTCGATCTATGGCGACACGACGATCCACGAGCGGCATCGCCACCGGTACGAGGTCAACACCCATTACAAGGACGCGCTGGAGAAGGGCGGCCTGGTGTTCAGTGGCATGTCGCCCGACGGCACACTGCCCGAGATCGTCGAGCGGCCCGACCATCCGTGGTTCGTCGCGGTGCAGTTCCACCCGGAACTGAAAAGCAAGCCCTTCGACCCGCATCCGCTGTTCGCGAGCTTCATCGCCGCGGCGGTCAAGCAAAGCCGGCTGGTCTAA
- the argC gene encoding N-acetyl-gamma-glutamyl-phosphate reductase, which produces MTVTVFIDGAVGTTGLDIRERLGARDDLTVATLAEDRRKDAAARAEALNDADIAILCLPDDAAREAIALIRNARTRVIDASTAHRVAEGWTYGFAELEPDQAARIAAARFVANPGCYPTAFLGLVRPLVRAGLIPSDWPLSFNAVSGYSGGGKGMIAEFEEGGTDTAFRPYAMGVAHKHLPEMRAHAGLAQPPIFAPAVARLLRGMLGEVPLPLAHLPGKPTLANVETVLHEAYADTPLVTVAPGDVAAIAIEEHAGTDAMTLRVCGNAETGQLRLVATLDNLGKGAGGAAVQNLNIMAGLDPLAGLVLPPKE; this is translated from the coding sequence ATGACCGTCACCGTTTTCATCGATGGTGCGGTCGGCACGACCGGCCTCGACATCCGCGAACGGCTGGGCGCACGCGACGACCTGACGGTGGCCACGCTGGCGGAAGACCGGCGCAAGGACGCCGCCGCCCGCGCCGAAGCGCTGAATGATGCCGATATCGCGATCCTGTGCCTGCCCGACGACGCGGCGCGCGAGGCGATCGCGTTGATCCGCAACGCACGCACGCGCGTCATCGACGCGTCGACCGCGCATCGCGTCGCCGAAGGCTGGACCTATGGCTTTGCGGAGCTGGAGCCCGATCAGGCCGCACGGATTGCGGCGGCGCGTTTCGTCGCCAATCCGGGTTGCTACCCCACCGCGTTTCTCGGCCTGGTACGCCCGCTGGTCCGCGCCGGCCTGATCCCCTCCGACTGGCCGCTGAGCTTCAATGCCGTCTCGGGCTATTCCGGCGGCGGCAAGGGCATGATCGCCGAATTCGAGGAAGGCGGCACGGACACCGCCTTCCGCCCCTACGCAATGGGTGTCGCGCACAAGCATTTGCCCGAGATGCGGGCGCATGCCGGCCTTGCGCAACCGCCGATCTTCGCCCCCGCGGTGGCGCGGCTGCTGCGCGGGATGCTGGGCGAGGTGCCCCTGCCCCTCGCGCATCTGCCGGGCAAGCCGACGCTCGCCAATGTCGAGACCGTCCTGCACGAGGCCTATGCCGACACGCCGCTCGTCACCGTCGCGCCGGGCGATGTCGCCGCGATCGCGATCGAGGAACATGCCGGCACCGACGCGATGACGCTGCGCGTGTGCGGCAACGCCGAAACCGGGCAGTTGCGTCTCGTCGCGACGCTCGACAATCTGGGCAAGGGCGCTGGCGGCGCCGCGGTCCAGAACCTCAATATCATGGCCGGGCTCGACCCGCTCGCCGGCCTCGTCCTTCCTCCCAAGGAGTAG
- the glk gene encoding glucokinase codes for MQIVAVDIGGTHARFAIAEVEGGRVVSLGEPVTQKTADHASLQTAWQAFAAQHDGPLPKAAAISVASPITGDVIRLTNNPWVIRPSLIPERLGADLYTVINDFGAVGHAVAQLPHEHFVHLCGPDTPIPTDGITTVCGPGTGLGVAQVFKTPATYHVLATEGGHMDFAPLDAIEDAIVRRLRRAYTRVSAERICSGPGIVAIYETLAEMEARTVPSRDDKTIWTEALDGTDSIALAALDRFCLSLGAVAGDLALAHGAKGVVIAGGLGLRIKDKLIRSGFDQRFVAKGRFQSMMAGIPVKLITHPQPGLFGAAAAFAQQHTGQ; via the coding sequence ATGCAGATCGTTGCCGTAGACATTGGGGGCACACACGCCCGCTTTGCGATCGCGGAGGTCGAGGGCGGCCGCGTCGTCAGCCTGGGCGAGCCCGTGACGCAGAAGACCGCGGACCACGCCAGCCTGCAGACCGCGTGGCAGGCGTTCGCGGCGCAGCATGACGGCCCCTTGCCCAAGGCCGCGGCGATCTCCGTCGCCTCGCCGATCACCGGCGACGTCATCCGGCTGACCAACAACCCCTGGGTGATCCGCCCGTCGCTGATCCCCGAGCGGCTGGGCGCGGACCTCTATACCGTCATCAACGATTTCGGCGCGGTCGGCCACGCCGTCGCGCAGCTGCCGCACGAGCATTTCGTCCACCTGTGCGGCCCCGACACGCCGATCCCGACCGATGGCATCACGACCGTCTGCGGCCCCGGCACCGGGCTGGGCGTCGCGCAGGTGTTCAAGACGCCCGCGACCTACCACGTGCTCGCGACGGAGGGCGGCCATATGGACTTCGCGCCGCTCGACGCGATCGAGGATGCGATCGTCCGCCGTCTGCGTCGCGCCTATACGCGCGTGTCGGCGGAGCGAATCTGCTCGGGTCCCGGCATCGTCGCGATCTACGAGACGCTGGCGGAGATGGAGGCGCGCACCGTGCCCAGCCGCGACGACAAGACGATCTGGACCGAGGCGCTCGACGGCACCGATTCGATCGCGCTCGCCGCGCTCGACCGCTTCTGTCTGTCGCTCGGCGCGGTCGCCGGCGACCTCGCGCTGGCGCATGGCGCGAAGGGTGTGGTCATCGCCGGCGGGCTCGGCCTCAGGATCAAGGACAAATTGATCCGCTCCGGCTTCGACCAGCGCTTCGTCGCCAAGGGCCGCTTCCAGTCGATGATGGCCGGCATCCCGGTCAAGCTCATCACCCATCCCCAGCCGGGCCTGTTCGGCGCCGCCGCCGCCTTCGCACAACAGCATACCGGCCAATAA
- the edd gene encoding phosphogluconate dehydratase, whose translation MNPAVSAVTDRIIERSRPSRSAYLALIERKRENGVRRPQLGCANLAHAYAGTAEDRDAMRADAGMNIGIVTAYNDMLSAHAVYYRYPELMKVWAREVGATAQVAGGVPAMCDGVTQGYAGMELSLFSRDTIALSTAIALSHGTFEGAALLGICDKIVPGLLMGALRFGHLPMVLIPGGPMPTGIANKAKAAVRERYATGEATRDELLDTEIQAYHGKGTCTFYGTANTNQMMMEVMGLHMPGAAFVQPQTKLRQELTRAAVHRLAGLGWRGDDYRPLGHCVDERAVVNAAVGLLATGGSTNHLMHLPAIARAAGIVIDWEDFDRLSQAVPLIARVYPNGSADVNGFEAAGGMPFVIRELLSAGLLHGDIPTIGGGDLSAYAERPVMKEDALAWEPVGDSGDDTILRPVTAPFSADGGMRILTGNIGRACIKVSAVDRSRWVIEAPARVFTDQNQVLAAFKAGELEQDVVVVVRFQGPRANGMPELHKLTPPLGVLQNRGFKVAMLTDGRMSGASGKVPCAIHCSPEALGNGAIGKVRDGDLIRLDAEAGTLEALVDAAEWDARPLAEAPPPAEGMGRELFAMFRTFADEAERGASPMLAAAGL comes from the coding sequence ATGAATCCCGCCGTCTCCGCCGTCACCGACCGGATCATCGAACGATCCCGGCCCAGTCGTTCCGCCTATCTCGCGCTGATCGAGCGCAAGCGCGAGAATGGCGTGCGCCGCCCGCAGCTGGGCTGCGCCAACCTCGCGCACGCCTATGCGGGCACCGCCGAGGATCGCGATGCGATGCGCGCCGACGCGGGCATGAACATCGGCATCGTCACCGCCTACAACGACATGCTGTCCGCGCATGCGGTCTATTACCGCTATCCGGAGCTGATGAAGGTCTGGGCGCGAGAGGTCGGCGCGACCGCCCAGGTCGCGGGCGGCGTGCCGGCGATGTGCGACGGCGTGACGCAGGGCTATGCCGGCATGGAGCTGTCGCTGTTCAGCCGCGACACGATCGCGCTCAGCACCGCGATCGCGCTGTCGCATGGCACGTTCGAGGGCGCGGCGCTGCTCGGCATCTGCGATAAGATCGTGCCCGGCCTGCTGATGGGGGCGCTGCGCTTCGGTCACCTGCCGATGGTTCTGATCCCCGGCGGCCCGATGCCGACCGGCATCGCCAACAAGGCCAAGGCGGCGGTGCGCGAACGCTATGCGACCGGCGAGGCGACGCGCGACGAGCTGCTCGATACCGAGATCCAGGCCTATCACGGCAAGGGCACGTGCACCTTCTACGGCACCGCCAACACCAACCAGATGATGATGGAGGTGATGGGCCTGCACATGCCCGGCGCCGCCTTCGTCCAGCCGCAGACCAAGCTGCGCCAGGAACTGACGCGCGCCGCCGTGCACCGGCTTGCCGGGCTCGGCTGGCGCGGCGACGACTATCGCCCGCTGGGGCATTGCGTCGACGAGCGCGCAGTGGTGAACGCCGCGGTTGGCCTGCTCGCCACCGGCGGATCGACCAACCATCTGATGCACCTGCCCGCCATCGCGCGCGCGGCGGGGATCGTCATCGATTGGGAGGATTTCGATCGCCTCAGCCAGGCCGTGCCGCTGATCGCGCGCGTCTATCCGAACGGATCGGCGGACGTGAACGGCTTCGAGGCGGCGGGCGGCATGCCATTCGTGATCCGCGAGCTGCTGTCCGCCGGGCTGCTGCATGGCGACATTCCGACGATCGGCGGCGGCGATCTGTCCGCCTACGCCGAGCGGCCGGTTATGAAGGAGGATGCGCTCGCCTGGGAGCCGGTCGGCGACAGCGGCGACGATACGATCCTGCGCCCCGTGACCGCGCCTTTCTCCGCCGATGGCGGCATGCGCATCCTGACCGGCAATATCGGCCGCGCGTGCATCAAGGTTTCCGCGGTCGACCGGTCGCGCTGGGTGATCGAGGCGCCCGCACGCGTCTTCACCGACCAGAACCAGGTTCTGGCCGCGTTCAAGGCGGGCGAACTGGAGCAGGACGTCGTCGTCGTCGTCCGCTTCCAGGGACCGCGCGCGAACGGCATGCCGGAACTCCACAAGCTTACCCCCCCGCTCGGCGTGCTGCAGAATCGCGGGTTCAAGGTCGCGATGTTGACCGACGGCCGCATGTCGGGCGCGAGTGGCAAGGTGCCGTGCGCGATCCATTGCTCGCCGGAGGCGCTGGGCAACGGCGCGATCGGCAAGGTCCGCGACGGCGACCTGATCCGGCTGGATGCCGAGGCGGGGACGCTGGAGGCGTTGGTCGACGCCGCCGAATGGGACGCGCGCCCGCTCGCCGAGGCACCGCCCCCGGCGGAAGGGATGGGCCGCGAACTGTTCGCGATGTTCCGCACCTTCGCCGACGAGGCGGAGCGCGGCGCGTCGCCGATGCTGGCGGCGGCGGGGCTTTAA
- the eda gene encoding bifunctional 4-hydroxy-2-oxoglutarate aldolase/2-dehydro-3-deoxy-phosphogluconate aldolase: protein MTDIATIMQTSAVIPVLVIDDAATARPLAEALVAGGLRVLEVTLRTGAAMEAIAEMKRVPGAIVGAGTVVNEAQARDVIDAGVEFIVSPGLTERLAKPILDAGVAYLPGTATAGDIMRGLDLGLTHFKFFPAETSGGLKALKALAAPFYQCRFCPTGGITEASAPDWLAFAPVLCVGGSWVTGGTMAEVEAKARAASALRR, encoded by the coding sequence ATGACCGACATCGCCACCATCATGCAGACCAGCGCCGTCATCCCTGTGCTCGTTATCGACGACGCCGCGACCGCAAGGCCGCTCGCCGAGGCGCTCGTCGCCGGGGGTCTGCGCGTCCTGGAAGTGACGCTGCGCACGGGCGCGGCGATGGAGGCGATTGCGGAGATGAAGCGCGTACCCGGCGCGATCGTCGGCGCGGGCACGGTGGTCAACGAGGCGCAGGCGCGCGACGTCATCGATGCGGGCGTCGAATTCATCGTCTCCCCCGGTCTGACCGAGCGGCTGGCCAAGCCCATCCTCGATGCGGGCGTCGCCTATCTGCCCGGCACTGCGACCGCGGGCGACATCATGCGCGGGCTCGATCTCGGCCTCACCCACTTCAAGTTCTTCCCCGCCGAAACCAGCGGCGGGCTGAAGGCGCTGAAGGCGCTCGCCGCGCCCTTCTACCAATGCCGCTTCTGTCCGACGGGCGGGATCACCGAGGCGAGCGCGCCCGACTGGCTGGCGTTCGCGCCGGTGCTCTGCGTCGGCGGCAGCTGGGTGACGGGCGGCACGATGGCGGAGGTCGAGGCCAAGGCCCGCGCGGCAAGCGCCCTGCGCCGCTAG
- the zwf gene encoding glucose-6-phosphate dehydrogenase, giving the protein MPRNPVAKLLLFGATGDLAKRMLLPSLYGLHADGLLPKDLTITGSARGDMDDKGYRDLVKKALDEFLPADRKDESALGTFMERIQFQPADLSDPNSFQPLADKIGDISGGLAIYLSTAPSLFESAVEGLEKVGLTGSTVRIALEKPLGYDLASSIEINDTVARAFPEDRIFRIDHYLGKETVQNILALRFGNSMFEPIWNAQGIDNVQITIAETVGLEDRAGYYEGAGALRDMVANHMLQLVALVAMEPPALYDGTAIRDEKAKVFRSMRQIKPEEVQACTVTGQYEEGAVGGKVVKGYDDELGYDSDVETFVAIKAHIDNWRWQGVPFYLRTGKRMAKRRSEIAIQFKPVPHSMFSGRGGLLQPNTLIIRLQPEEYIQLLVMTKEPGLDRDGLRLREVPLNLSLDAEFAGARRRIAYERLLLDLIEGDQTLFVRRDEVEAQWKWIDAIRAGWAANQTKPKHYAAGTWGPAGAIALTERDGVTWQDD; this is encoded by the coding sequence ATGCCGCGCAACCCCGTCGCCAAGCTCCTGCTGTTCGGTGCCACCGGCGATCTCGCCAAGCGGATGCTGCTGCCTTCGTTATATGGGCTGCACGCCGACGGGCTGTTGCCGAAGGATCTGACGATCACCGGCTCCGCGCGCGGCGACATGGACGACAAGGGTTATCGCGATCTCGTAAAGAAAGCGCTCGACGAGTTTCTGCCCGCCGATCGCAAGGACGAAAGCGCGCTCGGCACGTTCATGGAACGTATCCAGTTCCAGCCGGCCGACCTGTCCGACCCCAACAGCTTCCAGCCGCTCGCCGACAAGATCGGCGACATTTCGGGCGGCCTCGCCATCTATCTGTCGACCGCGCCGTCGCTGTTCGAATCGGCTGTGGAGGGACTGGAGAAGGTCGGGCTAACCGGATCGACGGTGCGCATCGCACTCGAAAAGCCGCTCGGCTACGACCTTGCCTCGTCGATCGAGATCAACGACACGGTCGCGCGCGCCTTTCCCGAAGACCGTATCTTCCGCATCGACCATTATCTGGGCAAGGAGACGGTGCAGAACATCCTGGCGCTGCGCTTCGGCAATTCGATGTTCGAGCCGATCTGGAACGCGCAGGGGATCGACAACGTCCAGATCACGATCGCCGAGACGGTGGGGCTGGAGGATCGCGCGGGCTATTACGAGGGCGCGGGCGCTTTGCGCGACATGGTGGCCAACCATATGCTACAGCTTGTCGCGCTCGTCGCGATGGAGCCCCCCGCGCTATACGACGGCACGGCGATCCGGGACGAGAAGGCGAAGGTCTTCCGCTCGATGCGCCAGATCAAGCCGGAGGAGGTGCAGGCCTGCACCGTCACCGGCCAGTATGAAGAGGGCGCGGTCGGCGGCAAGGTCGTCAAGGGTTACGACGACGAACTCGGCTACGACAGCGACGTCGAGACGTTCGTCGCGATCAAGGCGCATATCGACAATTGGCGCTGGCAGGGCGTGCCCTTCTACCTGCGGACCGGCAAGCGCATGGCGAAGCGGCGCAGCGAGATCGCGATCCAGTTCAAGCCGGTGCCGCATTCGATGTTTTCGGGCCGCGGCGGGCTGCTTCAGCCCAACACGCTCATCATCCGCCTGCAGCCGGAAGAATATATCCAGCTGTTGGTGATGACCAAGGAACCGGGGCTCGACCGCGACGGCCTGCGCCTGCGCGAAGTACCCCTGAACCTCAGCCTGGACGCGGAATTCGCCGGTGCGCGACGACGCATCGCCTACGAGCGGCTGCTGCTCGACCTGATCGAGGGCGACCAGACGCTGTTCGTCCGCCGCGACGAAGTGGAAGCGCAGTGGAAGTGGATCGACGCGATCCGCGCCGGCTGGGCTGCGAACCAGACCAAGCCCAAGCATTATGCGGCCGGCACCTGGGGCCCCGCGGGCGCGATCGCGCTGACCGAGCGCGACGGCGTGACCTGGCAGGACGATTGA
- the pgl gene encoding 6-phosphogluconolactonase — MTEIEWWEYDDAGELADAIAGDIQFVIESAIDARGSAVIALAGGKTPFPAYEKLSKAKLDWKRVTIVPGDERIVPLGDPLSNVTQLGKLFIPKGARVIPIVPKQTEDYKAAGRSADALMQDLHWPLDLCLLGVGGDGHTASIFPGPDFDEALNGPKERRMLGVMPDPLPPEAPVARVTLSRAAIASARALMIAVTGQAKRDVIEKAIDQGPSSPYPIGRVLADVELPVDIHWAP, encoded by the coding sequence ATGACCGAAATCGAATGGTGGGAATATGACGACGCGGGCGAGCTCGCCGACGCGATCGCCGGCGACATCCAGTTCGTCATCGAGAGCGCGATCGACGCTCGCGGCTCCGCGGTGATCGCGCTGGCGGGGGGTAAGACGCCTTTCCCCGCTTATGAAAAGCTCAGCAAGGCGAAGCTCGACTGGAAGCGGGTGACGATCGTGCCCGGCGACGAGCGGATCGTGCCGCTCGGCGACCCGCTGTCCAACGTCACGCAACTCGGAAAGCTGTTCATCCCCAAGGGTGCGCGCGTCATCCCGATCGTGCCCAAGCAGACCGAGGACTATAAGGCCGCGGGCCGCTCCGCCGACGCGCTGATGCAGGATCTGCACTGGCCGCTCGACCTCTGCCTGCTCGGCGTGGGCGGCGACGGCCACACCGCCTCGATATTCCCCGGCCCCGACTTCGACGAGGCGCTGAACGGCCCCAAGGAGCGGCGGATGCTGGGCGTAATGCCCGACCCGCTGCCGCCCGAGGCGCCCGTCGCCCGGGTCACGCTGTCGCGCGCCGCCATCGCCAGCGCACGGGCGCTGATGATCGCGGTGACCGGCCAGGCGAAGCGCGACGTCATCGAAAAGGCCATCGACCAAGGGCCGTCATCGCCCTATCCCATCGGCCGGGTGCTCGCCGACGTCGAGCTGCCCGTCGACATCCACTGGGCGCCCTGA
- a CDS encoding MarR family transcriptional regulator: protein MTALVDYVRSGEPDLTNRQMALLLLVYLNPGPHTVRGLARALNVSKPVVTRALNRLGALGYLRRQRDDSDKRNIFVARTSEGAEFLEEFGHFLGDTGSPARRGGALHAAGVGA, encoded by the coding sequence ATGACCGCCCTGGTCGACTACGTCCGGTCCGGCGAACCGGATCTCACCAATCGCCAGATGGCGCTGTTGCTGCTGGTCTACCTCAATCCGGGCCCGCATACGGTGAGGGGCCTGGCGCGTGCGCTAAACGTCTCGAAGCCCGTCGTCACGCGCGCCTTGAACAGATTGGGCGCGCTCGGCTATCTGCGCCGGCAACGCGACGATAGCGACAAGCGCAACATCTTCGTCGCGCGTACTTCCGAAGGGGCAGAGTTTCTTGAAGAGTTCGGGCATTTCCTCGGCGACACCGGATCGCCAGCCCGCCGCGGCGGCGCCCTCCACGCCGCCGGCGTCGGCGCGTAA
- a CDS encoding DUF5597 domain-containing protein, which yields MLFRRMIAATLSLSLLAPAAIAAEEMPRVEWRDGRMMLRVDGKPFLILAAQLHNSSAWPAHLDRAWAGATAMAANTIEAPVYWEQFEPTRGRYDTSNVDALIAQARKTDKRLILLWFGTWKNGQNHYAPDWIRSDAVTYPRMIDARGEPIDVLSPHAPANLAADRAAFTALMRHLRSVDGDRHSVIAVQVENEPGAIGSVRDHGAAAERAFAGAVPADLVAKLGRKPGDWRTVFGPDAEEAFGAYATARYIDQVAAAGKAVNPLPVYVNTWLRYKDKKYPGIDYPSGGAVWTMLGLWKAAAPAVDFIGTDIYTDDAGEYRKVLDQYARADNPSWVSETGFDAKTAPYLFYVLQRGGVGFSVFGVDADPVTPAAEAATAAHRANFALLDPVRDVVAQAAFDKRLYAAVEEPGRAKQVLPLADGWEAQLSFGPPPWGDTPGILANSPAQSGRAMMIATGPDQWLVSGIDVRIELARTVKDGRHGQLLRVEEGEMRGGVWHATRWLNGDETDYGLNFGPTPKLLRVTTGRY from the coding sequence ATGTTGTTCCGACGGATGATCGCCGCGACCCTGTCGCTCTCGCTCCTCGCTCCCGCTGCGATCGCGGCGGAGGAGATGCCGCGCGTCGAGTGGCGCGACGGGCGCATGATGCTGCGCGTCGACGGCAAGCCGTTCCTGATCCTCGCCGCGCAGCTGCATAATTCGAGCGCATGGCCCGCGCATCTCGACCGCGCCTGGGCGGGCGCCACCGCGATGGCGGCGAACACGATCGAGGCACCCGTCTATTGGGAGCAGTTCGAGCCGACGCGGGGCCGTTACGACACGAGCAATGTCGACGCCCTGATCGCGCAGGCGCGCAAGACCGACAAGCGCCTGATCCTGCTGTGGTTCGGCACCTGGAAGAACGGCCAGAACCATTATGCGCCCGATTGGATACGCAGCGACGCCGTCACCTATCCGCGGATGATTGACGCGCGCGGCGAGCCGATCGACGTGCTGTCGCCGCACGCACCCGCCAATCTGGCGGCGGATCGCGCAGCGTTCACCGCGCTGATGCGACACCTGCGCAGCGTCGATGGCGATCGCCATAGCGTGATCGCGGTGCAGGTGGAGAACGAGCCCGGCGCGATCGGATCGGTGCGCGACCATGGCGCGGCGGCGGAGCGAGCGTTTGCCGGGGCGGTTCCGGCCGATCTCGTCGCCAAGCTAGGCCGCAAGCCCGGCGACTGGCGCACGGTGTTCGGCCCCGATGCGGAGGAGGCGTTCGGCGCCTATGCGACCGCGCGCTACATTGATCAGGTCGCCGCGGCGGGGAAGGCGGTCAATCCGCTGCCCGTTTATGTGAACACCTGGCTGCGCTACAAGGACAAGAAATATCCCGGCATCGATTATCCCAGCGGCGGCGCCGTCTGGACGATGCTCGGCCTGTGGAAGGCCGCGGCGCCCGCCGTCGATTTCATCGGCACCGACATCTACACCGACGATGCGGGCGAGTATCGCAAGGTGCTCGACCAATATGCGCGCGCCGACAATCCGTCCTGGGTGTCCGAAACGGGCTTCGACGCTAAGACCGCGCCCTATCTGTTCTACGTCCTCCAGCGCGGCGGCGTCGGCTTTTCCGTGTTCGGCGTCGATGCCGACCCGGTGACCCCGGCGGCGGAAGCCGCGACCGCGGCGCACCGCGCCAATTTCGCGCTGCTCGATCCCGTCCGCGACGTCGTCGCACAAGCGGCGTTCGACAAGCGCCTGTATGCCGCGGTCGAGGAGCCCGGCCGCGCCAAGCAGGTGCTGCCGCTCGCCGACGGATGGGAAGCGCAACTGAGCTTCGGGCCGCCGCCATGGGGCGACACGCCGGGGATCCTCGCCAATTCGCCCGCGCAATCGGGCCGAGCGATGATGATCGCGACGGGGCCGGACCAGTGGCTGGTCAGCGGGATCGACGTGCGCATCGAGCTGGCCCGGACAGTCAAGGACGGCCGCCACGGCCAGCTGCTGCGCGTCGAGGAGGGCGAGATGCGCGGCGGCGTCTGGCACGCGACGCGCTGGCTGAACGGCGACGAGACGGACTATGGCCTGAACTTCGGGCCCACGCCGAAACTGCTGCGAGTTACGACGGGACGGTATTGA